The genomic interval AGAATTCTGCGCGAAGCGGAGGAAAAAGACACGGTAAAATCAATCAAAACGGGAGGCATGGCAAAAAATATCCCGACGGAGCCACGACGAGAGATTTCAGGCTCATTATTCAATTAGAAAATGCTGCGCATCCCGGCAAGCGCCTGGAGAAGAAGCGCCGTAAACTGCCGCTCGGACTGCGGGTTCTGGGCCGTTACAAGCTCCCGGTCCCGTACTGCGTGGCTGGTCCACGGCGCGCCGGCGTCAACCAGTCCGCCGGCCCCGGCCAGCGCCTGCGCGGGATAATAGGGCACCTCCCCCTCCAACCCGCCGCCGCTTTCCGCCTGTTTCTCCTCGTCGTTGGAGAACACGGCCATCTTGTAACCGCCATAAATCCATGTCCCGCCGCCAACCGAGGAAAGCAGCGCCGCCGGCCCGTGGCAAATCAGCGCGGTCGGCTTTCCCGCTTTGTGGAAAAGCTTCAGCAGCCGCCCCATATCCTTGTCCCGCGCCAGATCTTCCATAGGCGCATGCCCGCCGGGAACGAACATGGCCTTGAATTTTTCCGCCTCCGCTTTCGTGAAAGAACCCAGCCTGCGCGGTTGTTTAAGCCCCGCGGAAGACGAGGCAAAATTTTTGGCCTGCTGATATTCCTGTTCGGAGGCGAACCATTGCGCGCTGTCGCTAGACTTGTCCATCGCGGGTTCGGCGCCTGTGGGGTTGGCGAAAACCAACTCGTAGCCTGCGGCCTCAAGCGCTTGGGCGGGTCCCGCCAGTTCCGACAAAAAATAGCCGGTTTTATGCTGCTTGCCGTCTTTGAGCGTTATATGGTCGGCCCCGGACATCACGACCAGCACTTTCCCCTTGCTGCCGTCCGCCGCCGAGGCGGCGACCGCAGCCGAACAGATAAAAACGAGCGCCGTAATTTTTTTCATACCCTCCTATTTCCCCAAATGCACGACCAGGCTCTGTGTCATGGTGAAGTCGTTGTTTTTGACGCCGGCGAAAGGCCGGTTTTCATACTCGTCCGTCAGGCTTATCCTGAACGAAAGCTTGTCCGGCCTTATGGCGAACAGGATGAACGTTTCGTTATATATCCGGTAATCCGAAAAATCGGCGGTATCGCCGAAATAGATGAAATCCCCGCCCAGTTCGGCCAGTCCGCCCAGCGGAATCCTGAAATTGATCCGCCCGTTGGCGCGCAGCATGCTCTTGTCCGAGTTGTTGTCGTAGAGCGCATATTCGTAAGCCGGGCCGAACGCCAGCAGGAACTGGCTGAAAACCGCCGGCATGAAATTATGGAAGCACACCCCCGCGCCGCCGGTGTTTCTGCGCTTGAGGTCCAGGAATTTATTCCTGCCGTAAGACGCCCAGCCGTAAATATTGAGCGACGGCTTGACGGAGTAAATATAAAGCGCGTTGGCGCGCGCTTTGTCCAGCTTGGTTTCCCTGTCGAACTCGGTATACATCGCGTCGGCGTCTATGTAGAGCGTGTTTTTCAGGTTATAGCGCAGCCCGCCGTTGACGGAATAGCTGTCCACATTGCCCCGCAGATAGCTGCTGCCCGCGATAATATCCAACGTTTGCTTTTCCGCGCTTGTCCGGTATTCGGGCGGGACTACAAGCTGGTCGTCGGCGCGCATGAACTGCGCCATGCACGGGCCCGGCAGCGCCGAAGCCAGCAATGCCGATACAAGGAACCGTCTCATTACGGATATTGTACTCGGAATAACCAACCCGCGCATGGGCCGAAAGTCCCGCTCAATAATAAATCTCTTCGTTGGAACGGGTGATGGGCGGGAAGAAATCCTCGGGCAGCATCTGGGAGAGGATTTCCAGCGCCGAAGGCGAAATCTCGGATTCCTGGCCGGCTTTTATCTGCGTCAGCCGTTTGATTTCGTCCTTGTATATTATCGCGGCTTCCTTGAAATAGCCGTACAGGTCGGCTGCTCGGTCAAAACGGCCCAGCCGCTCGCAGACTATGCCGAACATGTAATGCACCGCCGGCGCGGCGCGGATATTGAAACGCTCGTTCATCTGCTTGTACTGCTCCCAGGCGGAATCAAAATGCAGAGAGAAGGGCTCGTCGTGATGGTCCCGCATCAGGTAGAGGAACATGTAGAGGTAGTATTCCTTAAGCCATTTCTGCCGCGGCTCGTTGGTGAGGAATTCCACCACCTTCGCATGATGCCTGCCTTTTCGCACCAGCGTCTCCACCACATAAAGCCTGAACTGGGCCGGCACGGCGGAAATATCCAGCGTGTCCAGCCGGGCCGCAGCCTCCTTGGTGGCGATATAGAGGTCCCATTGCGCCTTTTCCCATTTATAAACGGGCAGATGCTCCATCACCCTTTCGGTGAAGTCATTATTATGCCTGGCGGCGTAAGCGCAGGCAAGCTTCATGTAGGCGGGAAGAGGTATATCCGGCGCCCAGACGGCGGCGCCCTTTTTGACGTCCGGGGTGAGCAGCACATTGTCTGCGGCAAGATGGGCGGCGATGAAGGCGCTGGTTTCCGCCTCGCCCCAGGAGAGGAAGGGTATCATGTTGAGTATCTGGAGGGCGTCTATGCTGGCGTCGTAGCCGCCCGCGCCGGCGAAATCCGCGGCGGCGGCGGCGAGCAGTTCGCGTTTTTTGAGATCGTCCAGCTCGCCTATGAAAGTCTTGATAAGCTCAAAGTCGCGCGAGGCGGCCACCTTGCCAAGCAGGCGCGAGGCCAGTTCGGACGCATCCTCCGGCTGGTCGGCCTTGAAGTCAAAATACGCCATCACGGCGTCGCGCGCGGGCTTGGAGGTTACCGCGCCGAAAGCGTTTTCGCGGCGCTGTTCCCTGTCGGCCACGATGCGGCGGTAGCGGCGGAACACGAAAATAATCCCCACCACCGACACCACAAGCACCATGGAAAGCACTATCATATGCGTTACGCCGGCGCGGCGGTCCTTTTCGGCTATCTGCTGCTCCAGAACCACCCGCTCCATGGCGCGACGCACATCCGGCGTGTCCAGCGATTTGCGGGCATTTTCGTATTCGGCCAGTACGGCGGGAGGCGGCGCGCCCTGAGTGGACATTTTGGACGCGCGGCCCATTGACTGCTGGTAGCTGAGTATCCTGGAAACGTAGTCTTTGGCCTCCTGCGCTATGTCGCGGCCCCGGTTTTTGGGCGGCGCCTCGGACTGCGCCAGCGTGAAAGCAGCCACGGCATCGCTTAACCGCCCGAGCTTGAGCAGGCTGAGGCCGATATAATAATTCCACCGCATTTCCTCCGACATCGCGCCGAAAGCCTTCAGCAGGTCCGCCGGCTTGCCGGCTTCGTAGTAGGCCGACGCCAGCCACTGCGAGCATTCGGCATTGCCCGGCGCCGAAGAAAGCGAAGCCGCGAAGCTGTCTATCGCGCCGGCGCCGTCACCGGCGGCCAGCAGCCTTTTGCCGTTTTCAAAGCTCTCGGCGGCCTCGCGGGCGCGCCGTTCCCGCGAGGTTACGAAATAATCCAGTTCCTGAAGATAGCGGGAATACAGTTCCGGCGCGTTTATCTTGCCGGCAGCCGCATGCGTCTGGGCGGCGGCGTTCTTGCCTATCAGGTAGTAATTGACCGCCAGGGAATAATAGGCCCAGCCGGCCTTGCGGCGGTTTTTGCTGCGCAGCACGGGAACAAGGTCCTTGACGGCGGCGGCATATTTTTCGCTGCGCATCAGAATCCAGCCGCGGCCCAGCAGCGCGTCGTCATTGCGGGGGGCGATTTCCACGGCCTTGTTGGCGTCCTCCATGGCATGGTCAAAATCCCTGGAATCGGCATACAGCGAGGCGCGCTTGGCGTAATAAGCCGACAAAGCGCCCATTCCCGCCGGCGCGCTCCAGCCGGCAATGGCGTCGGAGCAGGCCTTTATCTGCACGGCCGGCGGAGCCGGCGCAAAGCAGGGCGAATTCTGCGCCTGCGCCGCGGCGGCAAATGCCAGTATTATCCCGCAGAGTTTCATAGACTTTCAGCTTCCCGCCAGCGGCGGCAGCAGAGTGCTCTCCAGATGCTCGTAGCGGGCTATGGCCTCTCGCACGAATGCCCGCTTCTGGTTGTATGTCCCCGGGAAGAAACTGCCCTTGAAGCCGGCTATTATAAGGTTCCGCAGTTGCCGCCGGCTCAGCCTGGCAGAGGTGGCGACCAGTTCCAGCTCCTTTGAAACCGTGGTGTTGGAAACCAGCCTGTTGTCGGTGCATATGGTAACCGAGAGGCCGGTCTCTATCATCTTGTGGACGGGATGCTCCTCCACGGATTTTATGTCGGGCGTGGT from Elusimicrobiales bacterium carries:
- a CDS encoding tetratricopeptide repeat protein encodes the protein MKLCGIILAFAAAAQAQNSPCFAPAPPAVQIKACSDAIAGWSAPAGMGALSAYYAKRASLYADSRDFDHAMEDANKAVEIAPRNDDALLGRGWILMRSEKYAAAVKDLVPVLRSKNRRKAGWAYYSLAVNYYLIGKNAAAQTHAAAGKINAPELYSRYLQELDYFVTSRERRAREAAESFENGKRLLAAGDGAGAIDSFAASLSSAPGNAECSQWLASAYYEAGKPADLLKAFGAMSEEMRWNYYIGLSLLKLGRLSDAVAAFTLAQSEAPPKNRGRDIAQEAKDYVSRILSYQQSMGRASKMSTQGAPPPAVLAEYENARKSLDTPDVRRAMERVVLEQQIAEKDRRAGVTHMIVLSMVLVVSVVGIIFVFRRYRRIVADREQRRENAFGAVTSKPARDAVMAYFDFKADQPEDASELASRLLGKVAASRDFELIKTFIGELDDLKKRELLAAAAADFAGAGGYDASIDALQILNMIPFLSWGEAETSAFIAAHLAADNVLLTPDVKKGAAVWAPDIPLPAYMKLACAYAARHNNDFTERVMEHLPVYKWEKAQWDLYIATKEAAARLDTLDISAVPAQFRLYVVETLVRKGRHHAKVVEFLTNEPRQKWLKEYYLYMFLYLMRDHHDEPFSLHFDSAWEQYKQMNERFNIRAAPAVHYMFGIVCERLGRFDRAADLYGYFKEAAIIYKDEIKRLTQIKAGQESEISPSALEILSQMLPEDFFPPITRSNEEIYY
- a CDS encoding DUF481 domain-containing protein is translated as MRRFLVSALLASALPGPCMAQFMRADDQLVVPPEYRTSAEKQTLDIIAGSSYLRGNVDSYSVNGGLRYNLKNTLYIDADAMYTEFDRETKLDKARANALYIYSVKPSLNIYGWASYGRNKFLDLKRRNTGGAGVCFHNFMPAVFSQFLLAFGPAYEYALYDNNSDKSMLRANGRINFRIPLGGLAELGGDFIYFGDTADFSDYRIYNETFILFAIRPDKLSFRISLTDEYENRPFAGVKNNDFTMTQSLVVHLGK
- a CDS encoding type 1 glutamine amidotransferase domain-containing protein — encoded protein: MKKITALVFICSAAVAASAADGSKGKVLVVMSGADHITLKDGKQHKTGYFLSELAGPAQALEAAGYELVFANPTGAEPAMDKSSDSAQWFASEQEYQQAKNFASSSAGLKQPRRLGSFTKAEAEKFKAMFVPGGHAPMEDLARDKDMGRLLKLFHKAGKPTALICHGPAALLSSVGGGTWIYGGYKMAVFSNDEEKQAESGGGLEGEVPYYPAQALAGAGGLVDAGAPWTSHAVRDRELVTAQNPQSERQFTALLLQALAGMRSIF